The Nitrospirota bacterium genome includes a region encoding these proteins:
- a CDS encoding beta-ketoacyl-ACP synthase III: protein MLRSRIIGTGSYLPERVLTNAEIEQMVETSDQWIVERTGIRERRIAAPSEATSDLSVVAARRALEAAGVRAADVDVILVATATPDMLFPATACLVQTRLGATHAFAFDLSAACTGFLYGLSVADQYVRSGAARTILVIGAEVLSRVVDWTDRTTCILFGDGAGAAVLRGEQGDRGILSTHIHADGSLWDFIHVPGGGSRHPPSEDTLVRRLQFLRMKGSETFKVAVRTLEETAWEALKANGLSIADIQWFIPHQANRRIIQAVGARLGLPTERVVMNLDRVGNTSAASIPIALDELVRAGRVSPDQALLFAAFGAGLTWGSAIVRW, encoded by the coding sequence ATGTTGCGCTCCCGGATCATCGGCACCGGCTCGTACCTCCCGGAACGCGTCCTCACGAACGCGGAGATCGAGCAAATGGTGGAGACGTCGGACCAATGGATCGTCGAGCGGACCGGGATCAGAGAGCGGCGGATCGCCGCGCCCTCCGAGGCCACCTCGGATTTGTCCGTGGTCGCGGCTCGGCGCGCGCTGGAGGCGGCCGGCGTGCGTGCGGCGGATGTCGACGTGATCCTGGTCGCGACCGCGACCCCCGACATGTTGTTTCCCGCCACCGCCTGTCTGGTCCAGACCCGCCTGGGTGCGACCCACGCCTTTGCGTTCGACCTGTCGGCCGCGTGCACCGGTTTCCTTTACGGGCTGTCGGTGGCGGACCAATACGTGCGGTCAGGTGCCGCGCGCACGATCCTCGTCATCGGCGCCGAGGTGCTCTCGCGCGTCGTGGACTGGACCGACCGGACGACGTGTATCCTGTTCGGCGACGGCGCGGGCGCCGCAGTGCTGCGCGGGGAGCAGGGGGACCGCGGGATCCTCTCCACCCACATTCACGCCGACGGCTCGTTGTGGGACTTCATCCACGTCCCGGGTGGCGGATCGCGCCATCCGCCGTCGGAGGATACGTTGGTCCGGCGCCTGCAGTTCTTGCGCATGAAGGGCAGCGAGACCTTCAAGGTCGCGGTTCGAACCCTCGAAGAGACCGCGTGGGAAGCGCTGAAAGCCAACGGCCTGTCGATCGCCGACATCCAATGGTTCATTCCGCACCAAGCCAACCGCCGGATCATCCAAGCGGTCGGCGCCCGGCTGGGCCTGCCGACCGAACGGGTGGTGATGAACCTCGACCGCGTGGGGAATACCTCGGCCGCGTCGATTCCCATCGCGCTCGATGAACTGGTTCGCGCGGGTCGCGTCTCCCCCGATCAGGCATTGTTGTTCGCCGCGTTCGGCGCGGGACTGACGTGGGGGTCGGCGATCGTGCGGTGGTAA
- the fabD gene encoding ACP S-malonyltransferase, giving the protein MTALPKIAWLFPGQGSQSVGMGKALYEHFPEAKVTYAEAAQALGWDVARISFEGPEAELNRTAVTQPALLTASVAAWRVLARKPMAPAFAAGHSLGEYTALVCAGAVPFSQAVRLVHQRGRYMQEAVPEGAGAMTAVLGLDREAVASVCRDASASGVVEPANFNAPGQIVLAGERRAVERAAELAVAAGAKRVVPLPVSVPSHCRLMREAAKRLELDLRQAAWTAPAVPVVANVDARPLASRDAVVPALVRQLSSPLLWEDSIRFMLAQGVTTFIEVGPGRVLSGLVKKIERSARTLQADSPDAVEGVWAAIERVEVGASS; this is encoded by the coding sequence GTGACCGCTCTCCCAAAGATCGCGTGGCTGTTTCCCGGCCAAGGTTCCCAAAGCGTCGGGATGGGGAAGGCCTTGTACGAGCACTTCCCCGAAGCCAAAGTCACATACGCCGAGGCCGCCCAGGCGCTGGGTTGGGACGTGGCCCGGATCTCGTTCGAGGGCCCCGAGGCCGAGCTCAACCGCACGGCAGTCACGCAACCCGCGCTGCTCACCGCGAGCGTGGCGGCCTGGCGCGTGTTGGCGCGAAAGCCCATGGCTCCGGCATTCGCCGCGGGGCACAGTCTGGGCGAATATACTGCTCTGGTGTGCGCGGGTGCGGTGCCCTTCTCGCAGGCCGTCCGGTTGGTGCATCAACGAGGGCGCTATATGCAAGAGGCGGTGCCGGAAGGAGCCGGAGCAATGACCGCGGTGCTCGGTCTCGATCGCGAAGCGGTGGCATCGGTCTGCCGGGACGCTTCGGCGTCGGGCGTGGTGGAACCGGCCAATTTCAACGCGCCCGGTCAGATCGTGCTGGCCGGTGAACGCCGGGCGGTGGAGCGAGCGGCGGAACTTGCGGTCGCTGCGGGCGCCAAACGCGTGGTCCCGCTGCCGGTCAGCGTCCCTTCGCATTGCCGGCTGATGCGCGAGGCGGCCAAGCGGCTGGAGTTGGATTTGCGACAAGCCGCGTGGACCGCGCCCGCCGTCCCGGTCGTCGCCAACGTCGACGCCAGGCCCCTCGCGTCGCGCGATGCCGTGGTCCCGGCCCTGGTCCGCCAACTCTCCTCTCCCCTGCTGTGGGAGGATTCGATCCGGTTCATGCTCGCGCAGGGAGTGACCACGTTTATCGAAGTCGGTCCTGGACGCGTGCTGTCGGGACTCGTGAAAAAAATCGAGCGATCCGCCCGCACGCTGCAAGCCGACTCGCCGGACGCGGTCGAAGGCGTGTGGGCTGCGATCGAGCGCGTCGAGGTGGGAGCGTCTTCGTGA
- the fabG gene encoding 3-oxoacyl-[acyl-carrier-protein] reductase, whose amino-acid sequence MSDSAPAAGAFGAASLADRVALVTGAAQGIGWSIAQQLAACGASVVVADVEADKAQTAAKTLGARTLGLAMNVARSAEVAAGVERVVAEFGRLDVLVNNAGITRDGLLIRMKDEDWDRVLDVNLKGTFYCTKAALGVMIKQRRGRIISIASVVGVMGNAGQTNYAASKAAIIGFTKSVAREYANRGVTANAVAPGFIKTAMTDQLPDDVQTRLREQIPLGRLGGPEDVAQAVVFLASDAASYITGQVVHVNGGMWMG is encoded by the coding sequence GTGAGCGACTCGGCGCCAGCCGCGGGAGCGTTCGGCGCCGCGAGCCTGGCCGACCGCGTGGCGCTGGTCACCGGCGCCGCCCAGGGCATCGGCTGGTCCATCGCCCAACAACTGGCCGCGTGCGGGGCCTCCGTGGTGGTCGCCGACGTGGAGGCCGACAAGGCCCAAACGGCCGCCAAAACCCTGGGCGCTCGGACGCTGGGCCTGGCCATGAACGTCGCGCGCAGCGCGGAGGTCGCCGCGGGGGTTGAGCGTGTGGTGGCTGAATTCGGCCGGCTCGACGTGTTGGTCAACAACGCGGGCATCACCCGCGACGGGCTGCTCATCCGGATGAAGGACGAGGACTGGGATCGCGTCTTGGACGTCAACCTGAAAGGGACCTTTTACTGCACCAAAGCCGCCCTAGGGGTCATGATCAAGCAGCGGCGCGGCCGCATCATCAGCATCGCGTCCGTGGTCGGCGTCATGGGCAACGCCGGGCAGACCAACTACGCCGCCTCGAAGGCGGCCATCATCGGTTTCACCAAGAGCGTTGCACGCGAGTATGCGAACCGCGGCGTCACCGCCAACGCGGTCGCGCCCGGCTTCATCAAGACCGCGATGACCGACCAACTCCCGGACGACGTTCAGACGCGCCTGCGCGAACAGATCCCGTTGGGTCGGCTTGGCGGTCCGGAAGACGTGGCGCAGGCCGTCGTGTTCCTCGCGTCCGACGCGGCATCGTACATCACGGGGCAGGTCGTCCACGTCAACGGTGGGATGTGGATGGGATAG
- the acpP gene encoding acyl carrier protein: protein MGAEDRVKKIITEQLGVDEEDVTPEANFVEDLGADSLDTVELVMAFEEEFGIEIPDEDAEKILTVQQAVDYINEKL from the coding sequence ATGGGTGCGGAGGATCGCGTAAAAAAAATCATCACCGAGCAACTGGGGGTCGACGAAGAGGACGTCACGCCCGAGGCCAACTTCGTCGAGGATCTCGGCGCCGACTCGCTTGACACCGTCGAGCTGGTCATGGCGTTCGAAGAGGAGTTCGGAATCGAGATTCCCGATGAGGATGCCGAGAAAATCCTGACCGTCCAGCAAGCCGTCGACTACATCAACGAAAAGCTATAA
- the fabF gene encoding beta-ketoacyl-ACP synthase II, which translates to MTRRVVVTGLGLVTPLGLTVEETWAALCAGRSGIGPITRFDTTDFPVTIAGEVKGFDPARLIDRIDKKDVKKMDTFIHYACAAGQMAFADAGVRMEAVGPERVGVYIGSGIGGLQAIEEWHTVLKEKGPRRITPFFIPMTIINMASGQLAIQLGAKGPNSAAVTACATGNHCIGDAFRLVQRGDADVMIAGGTEAAITPLSVAGFAASRALSTRNDDPARASRPFDRDRDGFVIGEGAGVVVLESLESARRRDARIYAEIVGYGASADAYHITAPPDDGEGAVRCMRAALADSGTKPGEVGYINAHATSTMADAIETRAIKTVFGATTDIAVSSTKSMTGHLLGAAGGIEAIFSILAIQREMLPPTINLADPDPACDLDYVPNTARRARVDVAMSNSFGFGGVNACLVFRRFTD; encoded by the coding sequence ATGACGCGCCGAGTTGTCGTAACGGGTTTGGGCCTGGTCACGCCCTTGGGCTTGACCGTCGAAGAGACGTGGGCCGCGCTCTGCGCGGGTCGTTCGGGTATCGGGCCCATCACCCGGTTCGACACGACCGATTTCCCGGTCACCATCGCGGGTGAAGTCAAAGGCTTTGACCCCGCCCGCCTGATCGACCGGATCGACAAGAAAGACGTGAAGAAGATGGACACGTTCATCCACTACGCCTGCGCAGCCGGCCAAATGGCGTTCGCCGATGCGGGGGTGCGGATGGAGGCGGTCGGTCCCGAGCGGGTGGGCGTGTACATCGGGTCGGGCATCGGGGGACTGCAGGCCATCGAAGAGTGGCACACCGTCCTGAAGGAGAAAGGGCCCAGGAGAATCACCCCGTTCTTCATCCCGATGACGATCATCAACATGGCGTCGGGCCAACTGGCGATCCAGCTCGGCGCCAAGGGTCCCAACTCCGCGGCTGTCACCGCCTGCGCGACCGGCAACCACTGCATCGGCGACGCGTTCCGGCTGGTACAGCGCGGGGACGCGGACGTGATGATCGCGGGGGGCACCGAGGCGGCGATCACCCCGCTCAGCGTGGCGGGCTTCGCGGCCTCGCGCGCGCTCTCCACCCGCAACGATGATCCCGCCCGCGCGTCGAGACCGTTCGACCGAGACCGGGACGGGTTCGTCATCGGCGAAGGCGCAGGCGTCGTGGTGCTCGAATCGCTGGAGTCCGCCCGCCGGCGCGACGCCAGAATCTATGCGGAAATCGTCGGCTACGGCGCCTCGGCGGACGCCTACCACATCACGGCACCACCCGATGACGGCGAAGGCGCGGTGCGGTGCATGCGCGCCGCCCTGGCCGACTCGGGCACCAAACCCGGAGAGGTCGGATACATCAACGCCCACGCCACCTCGACCATGGCGGACGCGATCGAAACGCGGGCCATCAAGACCGTGTTCGGCGCCACCACCGACATCGCGGTCAGTTCCACCAAATCCATGACCGGCCATCTGTTGGGCGCGGCCGGAGGCATCGAAGCCATCTTCTCGATCTTGGCGATCCAACGCGAGATGTTGCCCCCGACCATCAACCTGGCCGACCCCGATCCCGCGTGCGACCTGGACTACGTGCCCAACACGGCTCGCCGCGCGCGCGTGGACGTGGCCATGTCCAACTCGTTCGGTTTCGGGGGCGTCAACGCGTGCTTGGTTTTCCGCCGCTTCACCGACTAG
- the rnc gene encoding ribonuclease III, producing the protein MSEPAPIDQLAERLGYRFRTPRLLEAALTHKSYLNESPDPSREDNERLEFLGDAVLDLVISERFLSQFPNAPEGELSKLKAKTVSEAALSHVARRLDLGSALVLGRGEELTGGRDKASLLADAFEAVIAAVYLDGGLVAARQVVLTAFSDLFENLSRPEVADHKTELQEICQRDFSVLPVYRVLRESGPDHLKQFDVELLIRGEVYGVGTGRSKKEAEQQAARHALDRLRPST; encoded by the coding sequence ATGTCCGAGCCAGCACCCATCGACCAGTTGGCCGAGCGCCTCGGCTACCGTTTTCGCACGCCGCGTTTGCTCGAAGCGGCGCTGACCCACAAGTCCTACCTCAACGAATCGCCGGATCCCTCCCGGGAAGACAACGAACGGCTGGAGTTTCTGGGGGACGCGGTGCTCGACCTCGTGATCAGCGAACGCTTCTTGTCGCAGTTTCCGAACGCTCCGGAGGGCGAACTCTCCAAGCTCAAGGCTAAAACAGTGAGCGAAGCGGCGCTGAGCCACGTCGCCCGTCGGCTCGATCTCGGGAGCGCGTTGGTCCTGGGCCGCGGGGAGGAACTGACCGGGGGTCGCGACAAAGCCTCACTGTTGGCCGATGCCTTCGAAGCCGTGATTGCCGCCGTGTACCTGGACGGCGGACTCGTTGCCGCGCGTCAGGTGGTGCTCACCGCGTTTTCCGACCTGTTCGAGAACCTGTCGCGACCTGAAGTCGCGGACCACAAGACCGAACTCCAGGAGATTTGCCAGCGAGACTTCTCGGTGCTGCCCGTGTACCGGGTGCTGCGCGAGTCGGGCCCCGACCACCTCAAACAATTCGACGTAGAGCTGTTGATCCGCGGAGAGGTCTACGGGGTGGGAACGGGGCGGAGCAAGAAGGAAGCCGAACAGCAGGCCGCGAGACACGCGCTCGATCGGCTGAGACCCAGCACGTAA
- a CDS encoding 7-cyano-7-deazaguanine synthase: MARRGGGAGVLASGGVESAALLVWALERYRSATPLYVRAGLRWEAAELRWLRQFVARIGDPRLVRPVVLDLPVRDVYGAHWSLTGRAVPDARSPDAAVYLPGRNLFLLSKAAVYAALHGLDAVTIGPLKDNPFPDATPAFFDAMGQAIRLGLESSIKIETPFRHLHKADLIAQHRHLPWGLTFSCIRPVRGRHCGRCNKCAERRQAFVVAGVKDPTRYTRG, from the coding sequence ATGGCGCGGCGCGGCGGCGGGGCCGGGGTACTCGCGAGTGGAGGGGTGGAGAGCGCCGCGCTGTTGGTGTGGGCGCTGGAGCGGTATCGCTCCGCGACGCCGCTGTATGTCCGCGCCGGCCTCCGATGGGAAGCCGCTGAACTGCGTTGGTTGCGTCAGTTCGTCGCGCGGATCGGCGACCCGCGGCTGGTCCGACCGGTGGTATTGGATCTCCCGGTGCGTGACGTGTACGGCGCGCACTGGAGCCTGACCGGCCGGGCGGTGCCCGATGCGCGTAGCCCAGATGCCGCCGTGTATTTGCCGGGCCGAAACCTCTTCCTGTTGAGCAAGGCGGCGGTCTACGCGGCGCTGCACGGTCTGGATGCCGTGACCATCGGTCCCCTGAAAGACAACCCCTTCCCGGACGCGACCCCCGCCTTCTTCGACGCGATGGGGCAGGCGATCCGCCTGGGCCTCGAGAGTTCGATCAAGATCGAGACGCCGTTCCGGCACCTCCACAAAGCCGACCTGATCGCGCAACACCGCCACCTGCCGTGGGGCCTCACATTCTCGTGTATTCGTCCCGTGCGCGGTCGGCATTGCGGGCGCTGCAACAAGTGCGCGGAACGCCGACAGGCGTTCGTGGTGGCCGGCGTCAAAGATCCCACCCGGTATACGCGTGGGTAG
- a CDS encoding 6-carboxytetrahydropterin synthase, which produces MYQVTKRLTFCYGHRLMDYDGKCRVPHGHNGVVEIELEAEQLDHRGMVYDFSEIKAAVQTWLDRELDHRMLLRKDDPLVDVLQRMGEPIVVMDDNPTAEAIARLIYDFAEARGFPLRQIRLWETETSYATYQRPRSGGPG; this is translated from the coding sequence GTGTATCAAGTGACCAAGCGCCTCACCTTCTGTTACGGACATCGGTTGATGGACTATGACGGCAAATGCCGCGTGCCGCACGGCCATAATGGGGTCGTGGAGATCGAGCTGGAGGCCGAGCAGCTCGACCATCGGGGGATGGTGTATGACTTCAGCGAGATCAAGGCCGCGGTGCAGACCTGGCTCGACCGCGAGCTCGATCATCGCATGCTGCTCAGGAAAGACGATCCCCTCGTGGACGTGTTGCAGCGCATGGGGGAGCCTATCGTCGTGATGGACGACAATCCGACCGCGGAGGCCATTGCGCGGCTGATCTATGACTTCGCGGAGGCCCGCGGCTTTCCCCTGCGGCAGATCCGGTTGTGGGAAACCGAGACGTCGTACGCGACGTACCAGCGGCCTCGCTCGGGCGGTCCCGGGTAA
- a CDS encoding SDR family oxidoreductase → MRLDHRTVFITGGAKRIGSHLARALAQRGANLVINYRYSNADAQAVVRELQKIGVDALAVPGDVSNAADVQRMIAGALERFGRIDVLINNAAVYFKTPFAHLTESEWDLTMDINLKGSFLCAKAVAEHMRSRGEGKIINFADWAGMRPYPEYLPYCVSKAGVIALTQALAQELAPAVQVNCIAPGPILLPEEMEEDERERVVRATPLKRIGSPEDIVQTVLFLIEGTDFATGGTYLVDGGRYIAS, encoded by the coding sequence ATGCGCCTTGACCACCGGACCGTGTTCATCACGGGGGGAGCCAAGCGGATCGGCAGTCACCTGGCGCGGGCCCTGGCTCAGCGCGGCGCGAACCTGGTCATCAACTACCGGTACTCGAACGCCGATGCCCAAGCGGTTGTCCGCGAGTTACAGAAGATCGGGGTCGACGCGTTGGCGGTGCCTGGCGACGTGTCCAACGCCGCGGACGTGCAGCGCATGATTGCGGGCGCGCTGGAACGCTTCGGGCGGATCGATGTCTTGATCAACAATGCCGCGGTGTATTTCAAAACCCCGTTCGCGCACCTCACGGAAAGCGAATGGGACCTCACCATGGACATCAACCTCAAGGGGAGCTTCCTGTGCGCCAAGGCGGTGGCGGAGCACATGCGAAGCCGTGGGGAGGGGAAAATCATCAACTTTGCGGACTGGGCGGGGATGCGGCCATACCCGGAATACCTTCCCTATTGCGTCTCGAAGGCCGGTGTCATCGCGCTCACCCAAGCGCTCGCCCAGGAGCTCGCGCCGGCGGTGCAGGTCAACTGCATCGCGCCGGGCCCCATCCTGTTACCCGAGGAGATGGAAGAGGATGAACGAGAGCGGGTGGTTCGCGCCACGCCGCTCAAGCGAATCGGCTCGCCGGAGGACATCGTGCAAACCGTACTCTTTCTGATCGAAGGCACCGACTTTGCGACCGGCGGAACGTATCTGGTCGACGGCGGTCGCTACATCGCCTCATAG
- the purM gene encoding phosphoribosylformylglycinamidine cyclo-ligase has product MPPAQGGPPLVTKQTYRSAGVDIDAGNRVVELIKPLVKTTLRPEVLTDLGGFAGLFQLDTSRYREPVLVSGTDGVGTKLKIAHLMRRHDTIGIDLVAMCVNDVMVCGAEPLFFLDYFATGKLDPEQAAEVVGGIAEGCRQARCALIGGETAEMPSMYAEGDYDLAGFAVGVVDRARLIDGRTIVPGDVVVGLASSGLHSNGYSLVRKLLFEVEGLAVDDRLPELAEPLGSVLLTPTRIYAKTVLALMRNHTLKGIAHITGGGITENLPRVLPDGCAARIDRGAWTPHPIFQLLQSRGAIPDDEMLRTFNMGIGLLLVVAADEAESVRADAEALGERAVIVGTIEPGTPGVRYA; this is encoded by the coding sequence ATGCCTCCTGCGCAGGGCGGGCCCCCACTCGTGACCAAGCAGACCTACCGCAGCGCTGGCGTGGACATTGACGCCGGCAACCGAGTCGTCGAACTCATCAAACCCCTTGTGAAGACCACGCTCCGGCCCGAGGTCCTCACCGATCTCGGTGGATTCGCGGGGTTGTTCCAACTCGACACCAGCCGCTATCGCGAACCGGTGTTGGTGTCCGGAACCGACGGCGTAGGCACCAAGCTCAAAATCGCACACCTCATGCGCCGCCACGACACCATCGGCATCGACCTGGTGGCCATGTGCGTCAACGACGTCATGGTCTGCGGCGCCGAGCCGTTGTTTTTCTTGGACTATTTCGCCACCGGCAAGCTCGACCCCGAGCAAGCCGCCGAAGTCGTGGGCGGCATCGCCGAGGGCTGTCGGCAAGCCCGGTGTGCGCTCATTGGCGGCGAGACCGCCGAGATGCCGTCGATGTACGCCGAAGGCGACTACGATCTCGCGGGATTCGCGGTCGGCGTGGTTGACCGGGCGCGTCTCATCGACGGCCGCACCATCGTTCCAGGCGACGTGGTGGTGGGGCTGGCGTCGAGCGGGCTGCACAGCAACGGTTATTCCCTCGTGCGCAAGTTGCTCTTCGAAGTCGAAGGCCTGGCCGTGGATGACCGGCTCCCGGAACTGGCCGAGCCTCTCGGATCCGTCCTGCTGACCCCCACGCGGATTTACGCGAAGACGGTCCTGGCCCTGATGCGGAACCACACCTTGAAAGGCATCGCGCACATCACGGGCGGCGGGATCACGGAGAACCTTCCCCGAGTCCTCCCCGACGGGTGCGCGGCGCGCATCGACCGCGGAGCGTGGACACCGCATCCGATCTTCCAGCTTCTTCAATCGCGGGGCGCTATTCCCGACGACGAAATGCTGCGCACGTTCAACATGGGCATCGGTCTCCTGCTGGTGGTCGCGGCCGACGAGGCGGAATCCGTTCGAGCCGACGCCGAGGCGCTCGGGGAGCGGGCCGTCATCGTGGGGACCATCGAGCCGGGAACGCCGGGGGTTCGCTATGCCTGA
- the purN gene encoding phosphoribosylglycinamide formyltransferase, with translation MPDRTLMMGVLASGRGSNLQAILDAIAAGRLDAKVAIVISDREDSQALERARAAGLMTRFVNPKAFPTREAHDAYLAEELRRAGVEVLVLAGYMRIVTRELLDTFPDRIINVHPSLLPAFPGMRAQRQAVEYGVKLSGCTVHFVTEHVDDGAIILQAAVPVHDDDTEASLADRILVQEHRLLPEALQLYAEGRLSIVGRRVVIAPPVHATGHPRET, from the coding sequence ATGCCTGATCGAACCCTTATGATGGGCGTGCTCGCGTCGGGACGCGGCAGCAATCTGCAAGCGATCCTCGACGCCATCGCCGCCGGGCGCCTGGACGCCAAGGTGGCGATCGTCATCAGCGATCGCGAAGATTCCCAGGCGCTCGAACGCGCGCGCGCGGCGGGCCTCATGACCCGGTTCGTCAACCCCAAGGCGTTCCCCACTCGCGAGGCGCACGACGCCTACCTCGCCGAAGAGTTGCGCCGCGCCGGCGTAGAGGTCTTGGTGCTGGCCGGGTACATGCGCATCGTGACGCGCGAGCTCCTCGACACCTTTCCAGACCGGATCATCAACGTGCACCCGTCCCTCTTGCCCGCGTTTCCCGGCATGCGCGCGCAACGACAGGCGGTCGAATACGGTGTCAAACTCTCGGGGTGCACGGTACACTTTGTCACCGAACACGTTGACGACGGGGCGATCATCCTGCAAGCCGCGGTTCCGGTTCATGACGACGACACCGAGGCCTCGCTGGCCGATCGCATCCTCGTCCAGGAACACCGCCTATTGCCGGAGGCCCTCCAACTCTATGCCGAAGGTCGGTTGAGCATTGTGGGGCGGCGCGTCGTGATCGCGCCGCCGGTTCACGCAACGGGACATCCCAGGGAGACGTGA
- a CDS encoding tetratricopeptide repeat protein — MSQEMRPKDYMELGILYVREGRFDEAFRALRQAMFRYTEQSGHELPYPLMSYYGLCLVVLHQDPPRGLALCKRAVDEAGNRAEFYWNLGKAFLAMRRKAQAITAFQHGLQIGDDPRLVSELRRLGIRNQPLIPFLSRENILNRYLGILRAKSKAA, encoded by the coding sequence ATGAGCCAGGAAATGCGCCCGAAAGATTACATGGAACTCGGCATCCTGTACGTCCGCGAGGGACGTTTCGACGAGGCGTTCCGCGCGCTTCGTCAGGCCATGTTTCGCTACACCGAGCAGAGCGGACATGAACTCCCGTACCCCTTGATGTCGTATTACGGTCTGTGCCTGGTCGTGCTGCACCAGGACCCGCCGCGCGGGTTGGCGCTCTGTAAGCGCGCGGTCGACGAAGCCGGAAACCGGGCCGAGTTCTACTGGAACCTGGGGAAGGCCTTCCTCGCCATGCGCAGAAAAGCCCAGGCCATCACCGCGTTTCAACACGGCCTGCAGATCGGCGACGACCCTCGCCTGGTCAGCGAGCTGAGACGCTTGGGGATTCGCAACCAGCCGCTGATTCCATTCCTCTCCCGTGAAAACATCCTGAACCGTTATTTGGGTATCCTGCGCGCAAAAAGTAAAGCGGCTTGA